Part of the Candidatus Binataceae bacterium genome, GTCACTATCGACGAGGACACCGGTCTCTATCGCAAGGTCCTGGTGGAAGGGATCGCCAAAATCCTCCACGAAGTTGGCGAGGATCGGAAATGGGACGATGTCTACCGGCGTATCGCCTGCCGTTATATCGACGAAGACGCCGCAGACTTCTACTTGAGCGAGACGCGCGACCAGCCGCGTGCGTTGATCGGCGTCGACTGGGCCGGCGCGAGCATCACCACCTGGCGCATGCCCAACGCCGACGAGCCGTACACCGGCATCTGGGCCAAACGCTATTACGACTCAGGTACCAAGATGGCGTCACCAGACTATGCGGCCGCCACCGGGGCGCGACTCCGGAGATAGCGGAGCCACGCGGGTCGCGCTTGGGCAGGCGGCGGTCATTTTGGGGGACCTGGTCGGTTTAGGTCTTCTCCATCAGAGCGCGTCGCGCGCGCTCGCGGGTCAGCGCCAGAATTGCCCGGCACATGGGCATTTGCTGAGCGGTCAGATTGCCGAGTTCCACTACCGCGCCCAGCAGCGCTTCGATCTCCATCGGGCGGCCGCGCTCGAGATCCTGCAACATCGAGGTCTTGTGCGCGCCGACTTCAAGGGCACCGTCGATGCGTCTTTCGAGGTCGACGCCGAATTTCACGCCCAGCGCCTCCGCGACCCGCTGCGCCTCCTGCATCATGGTACGACTCACCTCGCGCAAGTCCGGCTCACCGGCGAGACGGTCGAGCGTCGAGATCGTCAGCACTGAGAGCGGATTGAGACAGAGGTTGCCCCACAGCTTCAGCCACAGTTCGTCGCGAAGTTGCTGGCGGATCGGAGCTTTCAGACCGCCGGCGATAAGCTGTCTCGACAGCGACTGGAGGCGTTCACTCTTCGATCCGTCTGGCTCACCCAGCGAGAAACGATTGCCGTAGGTATGCTCGATTACGCCGGGTGCGATAACTTCAGCCGCGGGATAGATCACACAGCCGACTACTCGCGATGGGGGCAGGGTTAGCCACACGGTGCCGCCGGGATCCACGCTCTCGATGGTGCGGTCGCGCCACTTGCAGTCGAGACCATAGAAATACCAGTAGGGGATCCCGTTCACGCCCATCATCAGCGTGGTCCCGGGACCGAGAAGTCTGGCAATTTGCGGCGCCGCCGTGGGCAGCGAATGCGCCTTGAGCGTCACCAGCACGTAGTCTTGCGGATCGATTTGGTCGGTCTCGGAGGAGCAGCGCGCCCTCACGATCGTCCGCTTGCCTTCGCTGATCAATGTGATGCCGTTCTCGCGGATCGCGTCCAGATGCGGTCCGCGAGCGATGAAAGTCACGTCGGCGCCGGCTTGCACCAGCTTGACGCCCAGCAATCCGCCGATTGCTCCTGCGCCGAAAATCGCGACCTTCACGGGTCCAGACCGAGAACCTTCGCCAATCCGATGCGTTGCAGCTTGCCGGTGGGCCCCTTGGGAATGGTCTCGAGAAACACGATCTTGCGCGGTACCTTGAACTGCGCGAGACGAGCCGACACGAATTCGCGTAGCTCCGGTTCGTCCGCGGAAAGCTCCTCGTGCAACACGATGGCCGCCGCGACTTCTTCACCCAGTAGCGGATGGGGCATCGCGAATACTACCGCCTGCGCGACGGCGGGATGGTCCAGCAAGGCGACCTCGATCTCAAGTGGAGTAATCTTCTCGCCGCCGCGGTTGATCATTTCTTTGAGGCGTCCGGTCAGCCTCAGGTATCCTGCTTCGTCGATATAGCCCTGATCCCCAGTCCGGAACCATCCGTCAGTCCAGGCTTGGGTATTCGCGTCAGGATTGTTTGCGTAGCCCGCGGTGACGTTGCGGCCGCGTATCACCACTTCACCGATTTCGTTCGCCTTTAGGACGTTGCCTGCATCACTCATGATCGCTATTTCCGGACCTGCCGCAATTCCAACGCTGCCCGCAAACCGTTCGCCGGGGGGCAGGGGGTTGGAGGCCATCTGATGCGCGGCTTCGGTCATCCCGTACGCTTCGATGACCGGGGCGCCAAAAACTTTCTCCAACTCGTGCATTACCTGCGGTGGCAGCGAAGAAGACGATGAACGAATCAGGCGCAGGCAGCCTGCTGCGATGACCTCCGAGTTGCGCGCGGCGCGCTTGAGGATCGCCTGGTGCATGGTGGGAACGGCCGAGTACCAGGTCGGGTTGGTTTCCGCAAACCATCGAAAAAACTTTAGCGCGTCGAAACTCGGTGCACACGCGATCGAGGCTCCCGCCGCAATGCTGGACAAGACCGCTCCGATCAAGCCGTGGATATGAAACAGCGGCATGATGTTCAGGCAAACATCGTCACGCGTCAGACGCAGCGTCCGGCTCACATTGATCGCGGAGGCTGTCACATTGCGATGACTGAGTGGGACCATCTTGGGTCGCGAGGTGGTTCCTGAGGTATGAAGGACCAGCGCAATATCATCCGGACCGCCGGGTCCGCCGTCACTCGCGCGGGTTGGCGCGGGGCCCACGGGGTGTAACGAAAACTCGCCGGCCGGTTTCGCCGGATCAACTTCGAGCTCGACAATCGGAATCCCTCGCGTGTCGGCAACCTCGCGTGCAGGGCTATCCATGCCCGCGAGAATCAGTAGAGCCTTGGCATTGAGATCGGAGAGATAGAAATCAAATTCTCCGAGTCGGTATCCGGGATTTAGGGGAGCGGCGGTCGCGATGCTTCCGACTGCCAGGAACGCGCTCGCCATTTCCGGACCATTAGGCAAAACGATAGCAACTCGATCGCCCAGCCCGATGCCCAGCGCACGGATTGAGCGAGTGGTCCGCTCGATGAGCGCGCGCAAGACTGGGTAGCTGAGAGCGCTACGGCCGGGAGCAGCCAGTGCAGGACTATCGGGATCGCCGCGCTCGACTAACTTGGCGATCGTATCGGCTTCGTACATGAGTGAATCGTCGCGGCGTGGCGCATGGCATATTCAATGGTCCGCCTGAAAGCAGCTTCGGGGCAATGGCTAAGCACGACTCGAAGTGTATCACACATAAGTTTGCTGGTTCGCGGTCAGAAGCGACTACTCGGCCGGGTGCTTTTGCAGGGAGGGCGACTTGCGCTTGTGGTTACGGGCGGCCTAGATTCGCGCATGGACTCGCGCCTCGAGCAGAAGCTCAACCTGCTGCTGGAATCGGAGCGCGCCGGGGTGCTGGCACTCGATGAACTCGGGCGCGAGGTCGAGCATGAAGAGCTGCGGCGTTTTCTGGCCGGGTCGCGGACGCACGAAGCGGCCAACGTACGCGACTTAGAAAAGCTCATCCGCGACAACGGTGGAACCCCATCCGAAAAGACGGGCCCATTCGCCGCCAAGGTCGCCGCTCTCTCGACGGTGCGCGAGCGGCTGAGCATGCTGTCACGCGGTCAGGAGTGGGCGGCACGTAAGACCGAGGAAGCCCTGGCAGTGGCGCCCGCCA contains:
- a CDS encoding pyridoxamine 5'-phosphate oxidase family protein, producing the protein MPKLSQIEIDKFLAERNHLARIATVRADGTPTVVPVWFIYEHGHVLITPRKHSAFLANIRRQPRVAVTIDEDTGLYRKVLVEGIAKILHEVGEDRKWDDVYRRIACRYIDEDAADFYLSETRDQPRALIGVDWAGASITTWRMPNADEPYTGIWAKRYYDSGTKMASPDYAAATGARLRR
- a CDS encoding DUF6306 domain-containing protein, whose protein sequence is MDSRLEQKLNLLLESERAGVLALDELGREVEHEELRRFLAGSRTHEAANVRDLEKLIRDNGGTPSEKTGPFAAKVAALSTVRERLSMLSRGQEWAARKTEEALAVAPANGLIHDYLSAMANRHRAEVEWGRAEVIRLLPPEA
- a CDS encoding 2-dehydropantoate 2-reductase; translation: MKVAIFGAGAIGGLLGVKLVQAGADVTFIARGPHLDAIRENGITLISEGKRTIVRARCSSETDQIDPQDYVLVTLKAHSLPTAAPQIARLLGPGTTLMMGVNGIPYWYFYGLDCKWRDRTIESVDPGGTVWLTLPPSRVVGCVIYPAAEVIAPGVIEHTYGNRFSLGEPDGSKSERLQSLSRQLIAGGLKAPIRQQLRDELWLKLWGNLCLNPLSVLTISTLDRLAGEPDLREVSRTMMQEAQRVAEALGVKFGVDLERRIDGALEVGAHKTSMLQDLERGRPMEIEALLGAVVELGNLTAQQMPMCRAILALTRERARRALMEKT
- a CDS encoding acyl--CoA ligase, encoding MYEADTIAKLVERGDPDSPALAAPGRSALSYPVLRALIERTTRSIRALGIGLGDRVAIVLPNGPEMASAFLAVGSIATAAPLNPGYRLGEFDFYLSDLNAKALLILAGMDSPAREVADTRGIPIVELEVDPAKPAGEFSLHPVGPAPTRASDGGPGGPDDIALVLHTSGTTSRPKMVPLSHRNVTASAINVSRTLRLTRDDVCLNIMPLFHIHGLIGAVLSSIAAGASIACAPSFDALKFFRWFAETNPTWYSAVPTMHQAILKRAARNSEVIAAGCLRLIRSSSSSLPPQVMHELEKVFGAPVIEAYGMTEAAHQMASNPLPPGERFAGSVGIAAGPEIAIMSDAGNVLKANEIGEVVIRGRNVTAGYANNPDANTQAWTDGWFRTGDQGYIDEAGYLRLTGRLKEMINRGGEKITPLEIEVALLDHPAVAQAVVFAMPHPLLGEEVAAAIVLHEELSADEPELREFVSARLAQFKVPRKIVFLETIPKGPTGKLQRIGLAKVLGLDP